In Fibrobacter sp. UWB10, one DNA window encodes the following:
- a CDS encoding PHB depolymerase family esterase, producing MRNPKFASIASLALFGLFSSQAFAWSIDGVVKSKVSGRLLGGVKINTFNFGGYETTSAEDGTFRLSSDDNTGIVANAYTANVALHMEGNMLTIYNADARSLSVSVINSLGKVLKKNNIENVQGIVSLDLGKLAKGAKFIRVSADNRNSTFMLTDKGAVKALKKEGDLLPMLQFALDGYANFVYQMQSETETGVTIEMVRPSADASSSSEAIEPPKSSSSQQVEPPKSSSSAGNDGPIVVDCSGKTAKVGDKQNMSVTVDGKQRTFIMHIPSAYKGDKPVPLVIDYHPIGGSGNGEFGSSPYKAKTDPEGVITLYPDGTSKPGGMGNGWNVGPCCSNDDDVKFSYAMIDKLKEIACIDPQRIYATGFSMGGGMSNHVACMMSDVFAAVAPAAMDLNKTNSAQCKMSRPISVINFRGTNDPVCKYQGGDSGFNDGLNFLGAEGTFKFWAEKNGCTGAPTKNANGCDEYSNCQDGTKVVLCTKQGGGHDYGDASIGWPFLKQFTLPASFVK from the coding sequence ATGCGTAACCCCAAATTCGCAAGTATCGCTAGCCTGGCACTGTTCGGCTTGTTCAGCAGCCAGGCTTTTGCCTGGAGCATTGACGGCGTGGTCAAATCCAAGGTTTCCGGCCGTTTGCTCGGCGGTGTAAAAATCAACACATTCAACTTCGGCGGCTATGAAACCACTAGCGCCGAAGATGGCACATTCCGCCTCAGCAGCGATGACAACACGGGCATTGTCGCCAACGCCTACACCGCAAATGTCGCCCTCCACATGGAAGGCAACATGCTCACCATTTATAACGCGGACGCACGTTCTCTCAGCGTGTCCGTGATCAACTCCCTTGGCAAGGTTCTCAAGAAGAACAACATCGAAAACGTCCAGGGAATCGTCTCCCTCGACTTGGGCAAGCTTGCAAAAGGCGCGAAGTTCATCCGCGTCAGTGCAGACAACCGCAACAGCACCTTTATGTTGACCGACAAGGGTGCAGTCAAGGCTCTCAAGAAAGAAGGCGACCTGTTGCCGATGCTCCAGTTCGCGCTGGATGGTTATGCCAACTTTGTCTACCAAATGCAGAGCGAAACCGAGACCGGCGTGACCATCGAAATGGTAAGGCCCTCTGCCGACGCTTCTTCCAGCTCTGAAGCTATTGAACCGCCGAAATCTTCTAGCTCTCAACAGGTCGAACCGCCGAAGTCTTCCAGCAGTGCCGGCAACGACGGACCTATCGTAGTCGATTGCTCTGGCAAGACTGCAAAGGTCGGAGACAAGCAAAACATGTCCGTGACCGTCGATGGCAAGCAGCGCACCTTTATTATGCACATTCCGAGTGCCTACAAGGGCGACAAGCCCGTACCGCTCGTTATTGACTACCACCCGATTGGCGGTTCCGGCAATGGCGAATTCGGAAGTTCTCCGTACAAGGCCAAGACTGACCCCGAAGGCGTAATCACGCTTTACCCGGACGGCACCAGCAAACCGGGTGGAATGGGTAACGGCTGGAACGTCGGCCCCTGCTGTTCCAACGACGACGACGTCAAGTTCTCTTACGCAATGATCGACAAACTCAAAGAAATCGCCTGTATCGACCCGCAGCGTATTTACGCAACCGGTTTCTCGATGGGTGGCGGTATGAGTAACCACGTGGCCTGTATGATGTCCGACGTCTTTGCAGCTGTCGCTCCGGCAGCTATGGACTTGAACAAGACCAACAGTGCACAGTGCAAGATGTCTCGTCCGATTTCTGTCATCAACTTCCGCGGTACAAATGACCCTGTCTGCAAATATCAGGGTGGCGATAGCGGATTCAATGACGGTCTGAACTTCTTGGGCGCCGAAGGCACCTTCAAGTTCTGGGCTGAAAAGAACGGCTGTACCGGCGCTCCGACCAAGAACGCCAATGGTTGCGACGAATACTCCAACTGCCAGGATGGCACGAAGGTTGTTCTCTGCACCAAGCAGGGCGGTGGCCACGACTACGGTGACGCAAGCATCGGCTGGCCGTTCCTGAAGCAGTTCACGCTCCCGGCAAGCTTCGTGAAGTAA